A stretch of the Clostridium botulinum genome encodes the following:
- the celB gene encoding PTS cellobiose transporter subunit IIC produces the protein MIFMNNFLERLQAKIAPTAMKVGNQRHLLSIRDGIMAAMPLIIIGSIFLVLGNLPFDGYNDWLVGHGHLDAWLGKIVNGSFGIMGLIASFSVAYSLAKSYKVDGVSAGVISLSCFLISTPNIISDKAEGIPMELMGSKGLFAAMVIGMISAEIFRKFVQKNIVIKMPEAVPPAVSQSFVALIPGTLIIALFGILYKVLGVVDIGSIHDLISFILGKPLGLLGSTLIGTIISIALNSVLWMFGIHGGSIVNSIMQPMWLMNTDANRIAWQAGKELPNIITQPFIDNFVYIGGSGATLALVALAFFIAKGKQTKMIGKLALVPGIFNINEPAMFGLPVVMNLLLFIPFILTPMVNSIITYCAMASGLVMKTVGISVAWTMPPVISGYLATGGHISGALLHVVLIIIDIIIYYPFFKMLDKREVNSEL, from the coding sequence GTGATTTTTATGAATAACTTCTTAGAGAGGCTTCAAGCCAAAATTGCACCGACAGCAATGAAAGTTGGGAATCAACGTCATTTATTATCAATTCGTGATGGAATTATGGCAGCTATGCCATTGATTATTATTGGATCTATTTTTTTGGTTTTGGGTAATTTGCCATTTGATGGATATAATGATTGGTTAGTTGGTCACGGGCATTTAGATGCTTGGCTAGGAAAGATTGTTAATGGTTCCTTTGGCATAATGGGGTTAATTGCATCTTTTTCAGTAGCCTATAGTTTAGCCAAATCTTATAAAGTTGATGGTGTTTCGGCTGGGGTTATTTCACTATCTTGTTTTTTAATTTCAACACCAAACATTATCTCTGATAAAGCGGAAGGTATTCCAATGGAGTTAATGGGAAGTAAGGGTTTATTTGCTGCTATGGTAATTGGAATGATTTCGGCAGAGATATTTAGAAAATTTGTTCAAAAGAATATTGTTATAAAAATGCCAGAAGCTGTACCTCCAGCAGTAAGTCAATCTTTTGTAGCACTAATTCCTGGTACTTTAATTATTGCTTTATTCGGTATTTTATATAAAGTACTTGGTGTAGTGGATATTGGAAGTATTCATGATTTGATATCCTTTATTTTAGGTAAACCTCTTGGATTATTAGGTAGTACATTAATTGGTACAATTATATCAATTGCTTTAAATTCAGTATTATGGATGTTTGGTATACATGGTGGTAGTATTGTAAATTCTATTATGCAACCAATGTGGTTAATGAATACCGATGCAAATAGAATTGCTTGGCAGGCTGGTAAGGAGTTACCTAATATTATTACACAACCATTTATTGATAATTTTGTTTATATTGGAGGTAGTGGAGCTACTTTGGCGCTAGTTGCCTTAGCGTTTTTCATTGCAAAAGGTAAGCAAACAAAAATGATTGGTAAATTGGCATTGGTACCGGGCATATTTAATATTAATGAACCTGCTATGTTTGGTTTACCAGTTGTAATGAATCTTTTATTATTTATTCCTTTTATATTAACACCAATGGTTAATTCCATTATTACTTACTGTGCAATGGCATCAGGGTTGGTTATGAAAACAGTAGGTATAAGTGTTGCGTGGACAATGCCACCGGTAATTAGTGGTTATTTAGCAACAGGCGGTCATATTAGTGGAGCATTATTGCATGTTGTTTTAATTATTATAGATATTATTATTTATTATCCGTTTTTCAAAATGTTAGATAAGCGTGAAGTTAATTCTGAATTATAA
- a CDS encoding DUF7916 family protein — MKRLLDCQSSDFYKMTSKELKNSILAAEGRTVCAEMVVCRESLMHGITNAEIARACGADLMLLNGFDLLNPKINGLDKEKELIYKLKKLVGRPIGANIEPIDYEAEMLETRLEIEEGRRCSEKTLQAAELLGLDFICLTGNPGTGVTNTGIIKAIKLAKQYFSGLIVAGKMHGAGVNELICDLPTVQLFIAAGADIILVPAVGTVPGFTDKQLFDIVNFAHKKGALVLTAIGTSQESSSKAVIEQLAIRNKTLGVDIQHIGDAGYSGLAPAENIFTLSTAIRGFRHTLTMIARSINR, encoded by the coding sequence ATGAAAAGGTTATTAGATTGTCAAAGCAGTGATTTTTATAAAATGACTTCAAAAGAGTTGAAAAACTCCATTTTAGCAGCGGAAGGGCGTACGGTTTGTGCAGAGATGGTTGTATGTCGTGAATCATTAATGCATGGAATAACTAATGCTGAAATTGCCCGTGCTTGTGGGGCTGATTTGATGTTATTAAATGGATTTGATTTATTAAATCCTAAAATTAACGGATTGGATAAGGAGAAGGAATTAATTTATAAATTAAAAAAATTAGTTGGGCGTCCTATTGGTGCAAATATTGAACCTATTGATTATGAAGCTGAAATGTTGGAAACTAGATTAGAAATAGAAGAAGGGAGAAGATGTTCTGAAAAAACATTACAAGCTGCAGAACTATTAGGACTAGATTTTATTTGTTTAACAGGTAATCCAGGAACAGGGGTAACCAATACAGGCATTATAAAAGCTATTAAATTAGCCAAACAATATTTTTCTGGATTAATTGTTGCTGGCAAGATGCATGGAGCTGGTGTAAATGAGCTAATTTGTGATTTACCTACTGTTCAATTATTTATTGCTGCGGGAGCTGATATTATTTTAGTTCCGGCTGTAGGTACTGTTCCTGGTTTTACAGATAAACAATTATTTGATATCGTTAATTTTGCTCATAAAAAGGGAGCACTTGTGTTAACGGCTATCGGAACTAGTCAAGAAAGTTCTAGTAAAGCTGTAATTGAACAACTAGCTATACGTAATAAGACATTGGGAGTTGATATTCAGCATATTGGTGATGCAGGGTATTCTGGATTAGCCCCTGCGGAAAATATTTTCACATTATCTACTGCTATTAGAGGGTTTAGACATACGTTAACAATGATTGCTCGTTCTATAAATCGTTAA
- a CDS encoding AIR synthase family protein, with product MQIGKLEWKDLKNIIDNNRGVKREDVRIRSGIGEDCSVINFGEYECVVSTDPITGADKNIGKLAVHINCNDIASCGVEPLGILVTILAPPNTKLKEIENIMNEINDETKKLNIEILGGHTEITDAVNKMIISCTVMGKTKQGKSVSTAGAKIGDDIVVTKYLCLEGSSIIVNDYYEKAREILTDDEIKEAKNYVNYISVIKEGKIAGDFGVNSMHDITEGGLLGALWEVAEGSNVGFKVYKKQLPITNISKKLCDFFKIDPLKFISSGSMIITCKNGEKLVRELQENNIPAIIVGRITKEGKKLVENNNDNIDVLPVERDELFKII from the coding sequence ATGCAAATAGGTAAATTAGAGTGGAAGGATTTAAAAAATATTATTGATAATAATAGGGGAGTTAAAAGAGAAGATGTTAGGATTAGAAGTGGAATTGGAGAAGATTGCAGTGTTATAAACTTTGGAGAATATGAATGTGTTGTATCTACAGACCCTATAACTGGTGCTGATAAAAATATAGGAAAGTTAGCGGTGCACATTAATTGTAATGATATAGCATCATGTGGAGTAGAACCTTTAGGAATCTTAGTAACTATTTTAGCGCCACCAAATACAAAATTAAAAGAAATTGAAAATATAATGAATGAAATAAATGATGAAACTAAAAAGTTAAATATAGAAATATTAGGTGGTCATACAGAGATTACTGATGCAGTTAATAAAATGATAATTTCTTGTACTGTTATGGGAAAGACTAAACAGGGTAAATCAGTGTCAACTGCTGGAGCCAAAATAGGAGATGATATTGTAGTAACAAAATATCTTTGTTTAGAGGGAAGTTCAATTATAGTTAATGATTATTATGAAAAAGCTAGAGAAATTTTAACAGATGATGAAATTAAAGAAGCAAAAAATTATGTTAATTATATAAGTGTTATAAAGGAAGGAAAAATAGCAGGAGATTTTGGAGTGAATTCTATGCATGATATAACAGAGGGAGGACTATTAGGTGCTTTATGGGAAGTAGCTGAAGGAAGTAATGTTGGTTTTAAAGTATATAAAAAACAACTACCAATAACCAATATTAGTAAAAAATTGTGCGACTTTTTCAAAATAGATCCTTTAAAATTCATATCATCAGGCAGTATGATTATAACATGTAAAAATGGAGAAAAGCTTGTTCGAGAACTACAAGAAAATAATATACCAGCTATAATAGTGGGACGGATTACAAAAGAGGGTAAAAAGCTTGTAGAGAATAATAATGATAATATAGATGTACTTCCTGTAGAAAGAGATGAACTCTTCAAAATTATATAA
- a CDS encoding XTP/dITP diphosphatase, translating into MKKIIVASNNQHKIEEIKEILKGFDLNILSLKEAGINVDVEENGTTFAENAHIKAEEIFKLVKDAMVLADDSGLMVDILNGEPGVYSARYSGEHGNDKKNNEKLLSKLNGVKFTERKAKFVCAIELIVDENTIIDVQGEVEGYILEKERGVSGFGYDPLFYVPQFNKSMAEITPEEKNSISHRGKALKKLKKSIDVL; encoded by the coding sequence ATGAAGAAAATTATTGTAGCAAGTAATAATCAACATAAAATTGAAGAAATAAAGGAAATATTAAAGGGATTTGATTTAAATATATTATCTTTAAAAGAAGCCGGTATTAATGTAGATGTAGAGGAAAATGGAACTACTTTTGCGGAAAATGCACATATAAAGGCAGAAGAAATTTTTAAATTAGTGAAAGATGCTATGGTACTTGCGGATGATTCAGGTCTTATGGTAGATATACTAAATGGAGAGCCTGGGGTTTATTCTGCAAGATATAGTGGAGAACATGGAAATGATAAGAAAAATAATGAAAAATTACTTTCTAAATTAAATGGAGTTAAATTTACAGAAAGAAAAGCTAAATTTGTTTGTGCTATAGAATTAATAGTAGATGAAAATACTATCATTGATGTTCAAGGAGAAGTTGAAGGATACATATTAGAAAAAGAAAGAGGGGTAAGTGGATTTGGCTACGATCCTTTATTTTATGTTCCTCAATTTAACAAGAGTATGGCTGAAATAACACCAGAAGAAAAAAATTCTATAAGTCATAGAGGAAAAGCTTTAAAAAAATTAAAAAAAAGTATTGACGTTTTATAA
- a CDS encoding dicarboxylate/amino acid:cation symporter: MKKTKKISLAIKILLALAVGIIFGVIANMFFPKEINDGMSKWILSPLGEMFLRSIKMLVVPLVLCSLICGVASIGDVKKLGRVGVKTIIYFLFTTAFAIVLAMLVANFMNPGRGTGINLAVGSSVAKTTKPPFIMDMFVNMIPTNPIESMVKGDMLQIIVFAILFGVCITLIGEKAKPLSNIVSEINEVLLKMINVIMIAAPIGVFALISKVIIFQGVSALIPLLKYLVTVTVALTLQVVIVYAPSLKILGGVNPIKFFKKFWPVMLVAFSTSSSNASIPMSLKTCEEKMGASKGIASFTIPLGSTVNMDGTSIMQGVGTVFIAQLVGVNLTLHQMLMVVLTATLASIGTAGVPGAGVVMLSMVLEQVGLPLEGIALVLSVDRIVDMLRTVVNVTGNAATTIIMCNSEKELDLDVYNDKI; encoded by the coding sequence ATGAAGAAAACTAAAAAGATATCTTTGGCTATAAAGATACTTTTAGCTTTAGCGGTGGGAATAATTTTTGGCGTAATTGCAAATATGTTTTTTCCTAAAGAAATTAATGATGGAATGAGTAAATGGATTTTATCTCCTTTAGGAGAAATGTTTTTAAGATCCATAAAAATGTTAGTAGTACCTCTTGTTTTATGTTCATTAATATGTGGAGTAGCTAGCATTGGAGATGTAAAAAAATTAGGAAGAGTAGGGGTTAAGACAATAATATATTTCCTATTCACTACAGCTTTTGCAATAGTTCTTGCTATGCTAGTAGCTAATTTTATGAATCCTGGACGTGGTACAGGAATAAACTTGGCGGTTGGAAGTAGTGTAGCTAAGACTACAAAGCCACCGTTCATTATGGATATGTTTGTAAATATGATTCCAACAAATCCTATTGAGTCAATGGTAAAAGGTGATATGTTACAAATAATAGTTTTTGCAATATTATTTGGAGTATGCATAACCCTAATAGGTGAAAAAGCTAAACCACTTTCAAACATAGTATCTGAAATAAATGAAGTACTTTTAAAAATGATAAATGTTATTATGATTGCTGCACCAATAGGAGTATTTGCGCTTATATCAAAAGTTATAATTTTTCAAGGAGTAAGTGCATTAATACCACTTTTAAAATATCTTGTTACGGTTACAGTAGCGCTTACATTACAAGTGGTTATAGTATATGCACCGTCATTAAAAATTTTAGGTGGAGTAAACCCTATAAAGTTTTTTAAGAAATTTTGGCCAGTTATGTTAGTTGCGTTTAGTACTTCAAGTAGTAATGCATCTATTCCTATGAGCCTTAAAACTTGTGAAGAAAAAATGGGTGCATCAAAAGGTATTGCAAGTTTTACTATTCCTTTAGGATCTACTGTTAATATGGATGGTACATCTATAATGCAAGGAGTTGGAACTGTTTTTATAGCTCAATTAGTTGGAGTTAATTTGACATTACATCAAATGTTAATGGTAGTACTAACAGCAACACTTGCATCAATAGGAACAGCAGGAGTTCCAGGTGCTGGGGTAGTAATGTTATCTATGGTACTTGAACAGGTAGGACTTCCATTAGAAGGAATAGCTTTAGTATTAAGTGTAGATAGAATAGTGGACATGCTTAGAACCGTAGTAAATGTTACGGGAAATGCAGCAACAACAATAATAATGTGTAATTCAGAAAAAGAATTAGATTTGGATGTATATAATGATAAAATTTAG
- a CDS encoding xanthine phosphoribosyltransferase, whose translation MELLKKRILKDGEVIREGVLKVDSFLNHQIDVELLNEIGKEFKNRFKDKEITKILTVEASGIGIACIAAQYFNVPVVFAKKHEGNNMDKETYETEVFSFTKNKLYKIRVSKKYLNKKDKVLIIDDFLANGNAACGLIDITRQSGGEVQGVGIVIEKGFQDGRKAIEDKGVKLESLSKVEFTKNGKILFVK comes from the coding sequence ATGGAATTATTAAAAAAAAGAATTCTAAAAGATGGTGAAGTAATAAGAGAAGGAGTATTAAAAGTAGATAGTTTTTTAAATCATCAAATAGATGTTGAATTACTAAATGAAATAGGTAAAGAGTTTAAAAATAGATTTAAGGATAAAGAAATAACAAAAATACTTACTGTAGAAGCATCAGGAATAGGAATAGCATGTATAGCAGCTCAGTATTTTAATGTTCCAGTAGTTTTTGCAAAAAAACATGAAGGAAATAATATGGACAAAGAAACATATGAGACTGAGGTGTTTTCTTTTACAAAAAATAAACTATATAAAATCAGAGTATCTAAAAAATATTTAAATAAAAAAGATAAAGTACTTATAATAGATGATTTTTTAGCTAATGGAAATGCTGCGTGTGGTCTTATAGACATAACGAGACAATCAGGAGGAGAGGTTCAAGGAGTAGGAATTGTAATAGAAAAAGGATTTCAAGATGGAAGAAAAGCTATAGAAGATAAGGGAGTAAAATTAGAGTCATTATCAAAAGTTGAATTTACTAAAAATGGAAAAATACTTTTTGTAAAATAA
- a CDS encoding BMP family ABC transporter substrate-binding protein — protein MKKVTSLLIVLMLIVGIFLTGCGDNNISNHNVKDKQLTVENIKVGFIYVGPVGDGGWTFSHDEGRKYLEKELGNKPSVIKESVKENDAEVQNTVESMIDQGCNVIVGTSFGFLNGMLKSAKEHPEVKFMHCSGNKIADNLSNYFGRIYEARYLSGIVAGMKTKSNVIGYVAAHEMPEVVRGINAFTLGVRSVNPKAVVKVKWTNTWYDPAKEKEAGKALIDEGADVITQHQNTAGPQQAAEEKGAFSIGYNTDMENKAPKAYMTAPIWNWGPYYVKQIKAIVDGTWKSQIYWGGLKDGVVDISSLTKNAPEGAKQKINKAKEDIISGKKKIFAGPIKDNKGTEKIKLGNVMSDKELLKFNWFVEGVQNAAK, from the coding sequence ATGAAAAAGGTAACTTCATTATTGATAGTTTTAATGTTGATAGTAGGTATATTTTTAACTGGATGTGGAGATAACAACATATCAAATCATAATGTTAAAGATAAGCAATTAACTGTTGAAAATATAAAAGTAGGATTTATTTATGTTGGTCCAGTAGGGGATGGTGGTTGGACTTTCTCACATGATGAGGGTAGAAAATATCTAGAAAAAGAATTAGGAAATAAACCATCTGTAATAAAGGAATCAGTGAAAGAAAACGATGCAGAAGTACAAAATACTGTAGAAAGTATGATTGACCAAGGATGTAATGTAATAGTAGGAACAAGCTTTGGATTCCTTAATGGAATGTTAAAGTCAGCAAAGGAACATCCAGAGGTTAAGTTTATGCATTGTTCAGGAAACAAGATTGCTGATAATTTATCAAATTATTTTGGAAGAATATATGAAGCAAGATATTTATCAGGTATAGTTGCAGGGATGAAAACTAAAAGTAATGTAATTGGATATGTTGCGGCACATGAAATGCCGGAGGTTGTAAGAGGAATAAATGCATTTACACTAGGGGTTAGATCAGTAAATCCTAAGGCTGTAGTTAAAGTTAAGTGGACTAATACTTGGTATGATCCAGCAAAAGAAAAAGAAGCCGGTAAAGCACTTATAGATGAGGGTGCTGATGTTATTACTCAACATCAAAATACAGCAGGTCCACAACAAGCGGCTGAAGAAAAAGGAGCATTTTCTATAGGATATAATACTGACATGGAAAATAAAGCTCCAAAGGCTTATATGACAGCACCAATATGGAACTGGGGGCCATATTATGTAAAACAAATAAAAGCTATTGTAGATGGTACATGGAAGAGTCAAATATATTGGGGTGGACTTAAAGATGGAGTAGTTGATATTTCATCTCTTACAAAAAATGCACCAGAAGGTGCAAAGCAAAAAATAAATAAAGCTAAGGAAGATATAATTTCAGGAAAGAAAAAAATATTTGCAGGGCCTATTAAAGACAATAAAGGAACAGAAAAAATTAAATTAGGCAATGTGATGTCAGATAAAGAATTATTGAAGTTTAATTGGTTTGTAGAAGGAGTTCAAAATGCCGCAAAATAA
- a CDS encoding ABC transporter ATP-binding protein, producing MPQNKIPYIQIENISKKFGEVLANNNINLKVYGGEVHALLGENGAGKSTLMNMLSGVYTPDNGSILIHGREVKFTSPKDAIKAGVGMIYQHFKLVENMTAVENIVFGQKGKLFLNKKKIIQNIQNIIDRFGLDVELNKNVYEMSVGEKQNLEILKVLYRGANILILDEPTAVFTPQESKKLFRIVKKMKSEGCAVIFITHKMDEVMEMADRITILRKGQTIKTINKKDSNPKELTELMVGRSVELSIKKVPFKKGDKLLDIKNLKVVNEDKVEIIKGINFDVFSGEIVGIAGVAGSGQKELCEAISGIQEIKSGKIIFQSENIVGQNPRDIIKKGISMSFIPEDRLGMGLVASMNMVDNILLKNYQNQTGMFIKRKAVEEKAKDMVKKLEIKTPSINYPIRYLSGGNIQKILLGRELALNPKLLIMAYPVRGLDINTCYTIYDLINEEKKKGSSVLYIGEDLDVLMELCDRIVVMYNGEVTGILNAKNTSREEIGMLMVGKKSGGCFRCLEL from the coding sequence ATGCCGCAAAATAAGATTCCGTATATACAAATAGAGAATATAAGTAAGAAATTTGGTGAAGTTTTAGCTAATAATAATATAAATTTGAAAGTGTATGGGGGCGAGGTACATGCCCTTTTAGGAGAAAATGGAGCGGGAAAGAGTACACTTATGAATATGTTATCAGGGGTTTATACCCCTGACAATGGATCAATATTAATACATGGTAGAGAGGTTAAATTTACTTCCCCCAAAGATGCTATAAAGGCAGGGGTAGGTATGATATATCAACATTTTAAATTAGTAGAAAATATGACAGCCGTAGAAAATATAGTTTTTGGTCAAAAAGGGAAGCTATTTTTAAATAAAAAGAAAATTATTCAGAATATACAGAATATAATAGATAGATTTGGGTTAGATGTTGAATTAAATAAGAATGTATATGAAATGTCTGTTGGGGAAAAACAAAATTTAGAAATATTAAAAGTATTATATAGGGGTGCTAACATACTGATATTAGACGAACCTACAGCTGTATTTACACCACAAGAAAGTAAAAAACTTTTTAGAATAGTTAAAAAAATGAAAAGTGAAGGTTGTGCGGTTATATTTATAACTCATAAGATGGATGAGGTTATGGAAATGGCTGACAGAATAACTATTTTGAGAAAAGGACAAACAATAAAAACAATAAATAAAAAAGATAGTAATCCTAAAGAATTAACAGAACTTATGGTAGGAAGATCAGTCGAATTAAGTATAAAAAAAGTTCCTTTTAAAAAAGGGGATAAACTATTAGATATAAAAAATCTTAAGGTAGTAAATGAAGATAAAGTAGAGATTATAAAAGGTATTAATTTTGATGTATTTTCTGGAGAGATTGTAGGTATTGCTGGAGTTGCAGGAAGTGGGCAAAAAGAATTATGCGAAGCAATATCAGGTATTCAAGAAATAAAAAGTGGAAAAATAATTTTTCAAAGTGAAAATATAGTAGGACAAAATCCTAGAGATATTATAAAAAAAGGTATAAGCATGAGTTTTATACCAGAGGATAGACTGGGAATGGGACTTGTTGCTTCTATGAATATGGTGGATAATATTTTATTGAAAAACTACCAAAATCAAACTGGAATGTTCATTAAAAGAAAAGCTGTAGAAGAAAAGGCAAAGGATATGGTTAAAAAGCTGGAAATAAAAACTCCAAGTATAAATTATCCAATAAGATACTTATCAGGTGGAAATATTCAGAAGATATTATTAGGAAGAGAATTAGCTTTAAATCCTAAACTTTTAATAATGGCGTATCCAGTACGAGGATTAGATATAAATACATGTTATACAATATATGATCTTATAAATGAAGAAAAGAAAAAAGGAAGTTCTGTACTTTATATAGGTGAGGATTTAGATGTTTTAATGGAATTGTGCGATAGAATTGTAGTTATGTACAATGGAGAAGTTACAGGTATACTTAATGCTAAAAATACATCTAGAGAAGAAATAGGTATGCTTATGGTAGGAAAAAAATCAGGAGGATGCTTTAGATGCTTAGAATTGTAA
- a CDS encoding ABC transporter permease: MLRIVKKSEITKSEGIKIRVISVILSLIVVGIFIAILGLDPLNVYMSMIKGAIGSDYKIKQTIIKAIPLLIASLGISVAFRMKFWNIGGEGQILIGAFLSSFVALNFSNLPSIILLTIMIIAGIIGGGIWAFIPAFFKSKFGTNETILTLMMNYIAFSFITYLQYDLWKDPKEMGFPKIANFTNNAILPKVLGIHMGWIMAILLVIAVYIFMEYTKKGYEISVLGESEKTAKYAGINIKRTILSAVFLSGGLCGLVGMIQASAINNTLSIEVAGGVGYTAIIIAWLSALKAPIIMIISILFAALTQGGSYIQTVFGIPDAAALVLQGTILFFVLGSEFFVKYKVTFREDKSNNKVAKEV, from the coding sequence ATGCTTAGAATTGTAAAGAAAAGTGAAATTACAAAAAGTGAAGGTATAAAAATAAGAGTTATTTCTGTAATTCTTTCACTTATAGTAGTAGGAATTTTTATAGCTATACTAGGGCTTGATCCTTTAAATGTATATATGTCAATGATAAAGGGAGCAATAGGTTCAGATTATAAAATAAAACAAACAATAATAAAAGCAATACCTCTTTTAATAGCTTCACTTGGAATATCAGTGGCATTTAGGATGAAGTTTTGGAATATCGGAGGAGAAGGACAAATACTTATAGGAGCATTTTTATCATCTTTTGTTGCTTTAAATTTTTCAAATCTGCCAAGTATAATACTCCTTACTATTATGATTATTGCGGGAATTATTGGTGGAGGTATTTGGGCATTTATACCTGCATTTTTCAAATCAAAATTTGGAACAAATGAAACTATTTTAACATTAATGATGAATTATATTGCTTTTAGTTTTATAACTTATCTTCAATATGATTTATGGAAAGATCCAAAAGAAATGGGGTTTCCAAAGATAGCTAATTTTACGAATAATGCAATACTTCCTAAGGTTTTAGGAATACATATGGGTTGGATTATGGCAATACTTCTTGTTATAGCAGTATATATATTTATGGAGTATACGAAAAAAGGATATGAAATTAGTGTACTTGGAGAAAGTGAAAAGACAGCCAAATATGCTGGAATTAATATAAAAAGAACGATATTAAGTGCTGTATTTTTAAGTGGAGGTTTATGTGGACTTGTTGGCATGATACAAGCATCTGCTATAAACAATACTTTATCTATAGAAGTTGCAGGGGGAGTTGGATATACGGCTATAATTATAGCTTGGCTTTCAGCTTTAAAGGCACCAATTATTATGATTATTTCTATATTATTTGCAGCATTAACTCAAGGTGGATCATATATACAAACTGTATTTGGAATACCTGATGCAGCTGCATTGGTACTTCAAGGTACAATATTGTTTTTTGTTTTAGGTAGTGAGTTTTTTGTTAAATATAAAGTTACATTTAGAGAAGATAAAAGCAATAATAAAGTTGCAAAGGAGGTATAG
- a CDS encoding ABC transporter permease — MELIISFLSAAVVAGTPLLLATLGEILTEKVGNLNLGVEGMMLMGAVMGFAVSMKTENPILSILAGAIAGTIGALIYAFLTVGLKANQVVSGLTLSIFGTGFSSMIGKGLNLIGQRTPETVKSFFEVTPIPILNKIPIVGPIFFNQDKFIYISYILVIVLGVYVYNTRLGLNLRAVGENPACADASSINVNLYKYINILIGGALCGLGGAYLSLVYIPSWQENVTAGRGWIAVALVIFAAWNPYKAILGSYLFGGLGIVAFRFEILTMHISQYLIDMLPYIVTVVILITLSIKKNNKNAPPNWLGNSYFREER, encoded by the coding sequence ATGGAACTTATAATATCATTTCTAAGTGCAGCTGTAGTTGCAGGTACTCCTCTACTTTTAGCAACATTAGGCGAAATTTTAACGGAGAAGGTAGGAAACTTAAATTTAGGTGTTGAAGGTATGATGCTCATGGGAGCTGTTATGGGATTTGCCGTTAGTATGAAGACAGAAAATCCAATACTTTCAATACTAGCGGGAGCAATTGCAGGAACAATAGGAGCTTTAATATATGCTTTTTTAACAGTAGGTCTTAAGGCAAATCAAGTTGTATCAGGACTTACATTAAGTATTTTTGGAACAGGATTTTCTAGCATGATTGGAAAAGGACTAAATTTAATAGGACAAAGAACGCCAGAAACAGTAAAAAGTTTTTTTGAAGTTACTCCTATACCTATTTTAAATAAAATTCCAATTGTGGGGCCTATATTTTTTAATCAAGATAAATTTATATATATATCATATATATTAGTTATAGTTCTTGGAGTATATGTATATAATACTAGATTAGGATTAAATCTAAGAGCGGTAGGAGAAAATCCAGCTTGTGCTGATGCATCTAGTATAAATGTTAATTTGTATAAGTATATAAATATACTTATAGGAGGAGCCTTATGTGGACTTGGAGGAGCATATCTTTCTTTGGTGTATATACCATCATGGCAAGAAAATGTTACTGCGGGTAGAGGATGGATAGCTGTAGCACTAGTAATTTTTGCAGCGTGGAATCCATATAAGGCTATACTAGGATCATATTTATTTGGGGGACTTGGAATAGTTGCATTTAGATTTGAAATATTAACAATGCATATATCACAATATCTTATAGATATGCTACCATATATAGTTACAGTAGTGATACTTATTACATTATCAATTAAAAAAAATAATAAAAATGCACCACCTAATTGGTTGGGAAATTCATATTTTAGGGAAGAAAGATGA